The Eleginops maclovinus isolate JMC-PN-2008 ecotype Puerto Natales chromosome 6, JC_Emac_rtc_rv5, whole genome shotgun sequence DNA segment TCGTCCCTTTCTGTTCAGACATGAGACGGGACACACTGTCCTGGAATAATTGTATTATAATAGGAATTTAATGATATTACTGAATGATGGAACTAACACCAACAactactattttatttatttgttgactAACTTGGAGCACTTAAAATTAAATGTGAGATCTTTGTTATCTGAAAGAAGCTGTAAAcaattttgaacattttagcGTTAATCCTATAAGAGCTGCAACTTATATTTTGTACTAGCTTGTgagtttactccaggtggaacttaagtctgatttaagggttgattgtatttcacatcattaatactaatctgcctagcaactaaaggtattaaataaaagtaatggagtaaaagtacaccatttacctctgaattgtaatggagtaaaagtataaagtagcataaaatggaagtactcaagtaaagtacaagtatctcaaaattgtacttaagtacagtacttgagtaagtgtacttcgttactttacaccactgaaaTTTGGGCGttataactttaaaaacatatatagcctgcttatttatttttttgatttggTTTCCTTTtaagaattaaagaaaaagggagCAAAAATTTCAGGCCAAAAATTTCAGgccaaaaccaaaaataaagaatacattgaTTTTATACCGAGCTGCCAAAAAGTGACAGGCTCTTTTACATCGTCTGACCTATTTTCAATCAGAAGCAGACTTAGCAATTTCTGTTTCAATCAATCCAGGAAGTGTAACTCTATACACCACACGCACACAACAAAAATGCTGAATTGCTTCTGTGTGTCAGCTCCACCTCTCACAGCAGTCAGGTGTCAGACACACTAACCCAACACAACAGGTAAGCACAACTCAGTTCtctgttgttctttttgttcTCTGTAAACCCAAATAAATGATCTGGCTGTTTACTCtgcttcatttgtgtttgtttgtagtgTTTACTGGGAtattaaacaaacattatttGGTAATTGATAATCCTTTAAATAATCCCAGCCACTTTATTCATGCCGACTATAATCTACTCATGCAGATACTGTTTAATTGGTTTGAAttgctttaatgtgttttaaatatctgATAGGAGTTTGAGGGTAAGACGACTCAAATCACCTGCcacaaaagcaaataaatgacTTTATTGCCGGCTACCGTGGGTACATTAGATAGgattaaaactacaaaaatggATAATTGAAACTCAGTGTATCTGTATTAGTTTTAATGAATGCATCAGATTTACCATTCATTGAACCCTACAGCTTTGAATATGTATAACATACCGAAAATactaatatactgtatacttacAGTATTAAactaactgactgactgactgactgactgatgctcgtaaacggttacgtcatgacgcaatGCCGCAGCTcaacttgagctccactcggcctctgagcggtggaaacatAAGGGGTACTACAGGCTCgaaccagaaaagcgccagaaaagcaaaagattggatcttgaaccggatccggtttggtggaaaaggggcataagAGGTGGCAGGAAGCTTTTCAATATCTAAAAAATGGTGTTATGTGGTAGAGAAATGTTAGCCTTTACAGATCATTTGCATGAAAaaacaacctatataacactctacagaaaacggaaaaccccaaaagcctCTTTCACGGTTAATAACACGCCGTCAGGGGTCAGACTGATCATCTGAGCAGTTTCCATTGATTTGTTTGGGGACGATAAACTTCCTTTATGAAAGTCTGAGGTCCTTGGTTCTGTgatgtattttcttcttctgataccgtgttttttgttgttgtcatgaTCTCATTACTGTAACTTTGATCCACTCCTCCGAGACATGCTGGGTTTTTCCCCCTATTTCCTGTTCAGCAGCCATCACCAGGTGAACCTTGAACGAAAATGGGTTTCACCAAGACAAACAAGCCTTGGATAAAACTCCTTTTTATACTTTGCATTCTGGGAGAtcatttgttgtttctttttgttgttcctGATTTATCATCTGTTTTTGGCCTTGCTAATATTGAACTACCTGCTCTCTCTGATCTACCTTGAGGCCCTGCTCAAGCTGCTCCCTGTCTCTTTATATCCATTTTAATCACATGAACTTCAAACAGATCTTCATGCATGTTTGATTGTCTCTTTGAAATAAATCCAACCTGATTTCttaactgtctttttgaaaGATAAATGAAGCAGGTCAAGGTCTTgtcatactttttaaaaaatgccatTCTGATCACAATTTCACACAGCTGGCCTTGCTGCCTACATCCTTGTTTGTGTCTGATTTCTATCTTATCCAGGAAGTGAAACCCTACAAGACAGCCGGGTCAAACCGATCACAACTCAAGGTTTTCTTTTTGGATGTGCTCCTCTCACAGCAAGGTGTGGTGTCAGAACAACTGTAATATTCCACAAAAGGCAAGGAAAGACTTAAATGTAGTAATGATTAAACACATTGGCAATATTGTAACCTCACTTTACACGTAATTTGGCTGCGAGAAAACTGATGAAATGTCCAAATGAATCCTCAGTTTACTGTACGTTTGTGCTCACGCTCACAGATTCAGTTTGAGCCGTTGAGGTTTTGTTGACATTCATAATAAGGATAGCATTTGTAAAAAAATTCAGCTCTgggatattgtttttttatagccaaaacacatttctactaAACAAAGTCATATCTAAGGCACAATAATGCGCCAAATATTGTGCCATTAGGCCTAAAATAATGTGAACAACTGTTGTCTCTCTGCCATCCAACCGGAGAAATCAGCTATTTAAAGAATCTCCAACCACAGGTGTACTCAGTTATAAGTATCTCAACAATTCCCAATAATGTATTTCCCAAACTATTCTGTAACTAAGATGCATCTGTTAGATATTTTCATCATAATTAAGCTCAAAATGGCTCAAAACCACTGAAATGACGTAAAGACATATTAGTGTGTATCAGTCTCTCCTTGAAGCATCTAAACTGTGCAACAGAAAAGCTTTTTCAGAAGCTACTCGAGGTGTTTAATAAAGATGATGCCTGCAGGTTTTGGTCACCCTGAGCTTGTCGTACATGGTGGGAACCATCGCCTCCTTCCACCACTCGTCGGATGTCTTCGTCTCTATAGGAGCAACGCTGGCCATCACTGTGGTTATCATTGCCTTCCCTGCAGAGGTGAGACAACCCAAGAGCTGCCTCTCGAAATGCTCCCTGTATACAGACATCATGTTCTGTGTTTGTCATAAACAAAGTGCTGTGCGGGCATTTTAAACCACCGtatcatttttaaagacataGCTTTCAAATGTCGTAAAGCAAAATCACATTGGATGTGGAACGATTCTTGTGCTGAACAAATAGTATCCGAGGAAGGAGGATGTGAATCTGAAGCTGAGACGATTAATCAATCAAGCCAgtaaagacagaaatgtaatcAGCTActcttgtattttattgatctgATTCCAGCTAGTTTTTATCTTATTACATCATGTAATATTACGTTTTCTTGGGCCCAGGGAGACAGGGACATGTGTAGACTAAAATAATGTGTGAAAGTGGGGAAATAATGGGAAATGATTGCTTTCTTTAATGTAACGCACTTGTGCTGATAAGATTATTTAATTTACTAATTTGTTCCTGTGTTCTTTGCAGATTAATGACTTCACTATCTGGCACCGTGTTCAGGTGATTCTGACCGTGGACTTGATCATGTTTGGGTTCTTGCACCTTCTGCTACTACCACATCAAGAACATCGCCTTCTTCCTCCACCTGCTGGGGGGTGATTGAAACTATCCCCTACAGACACACTTAcctattattttatataaacaaatacaaaagtaagttgtactgtgttttttgtttttgcagtggatgttgtatatatatttattccaaTAGATCAATTCTAATAAACCAATGCAAAACAGCTCACATTGATATTAGCATGTACACGATATAGAGTGACTTGGACAAAATGTTGAGCATTGTTTTTAGTATTTCTTGAATCAATTCTATCTTTTACCCTCAACAAAAGTTAGTTATATTAAACAAGTATTTGACAGGCTGCAATATCATTTTATGAGTCCAAAATAATGAAGATGCAATACCATGTTAGAAGAGAAAATCCACGGTCCAAAGATTAGAGACTGAAACAAAagattataaaatatttttcactAAATCCTAAATTGTACAAGCTAAAAACTATATATTGTGACTGAataaaaaattttaaaaacccaaaaacattatttacattaaataatgttaataataatattaataataataataataataataataattaataataataataataataataataataataataataataataataataataattaataataataataataataataataataataataatgttaataataataataataataatataataataataataataataataataataataataataataataataataataataataataattacattaattaGGAgcttttggggaaaaaaacttaaataatacgttgggatttaaaaaggacaaaatgagATATTAAACATCTACTAATTTTTGCTACGACTCCACCTGGTGATCACGTTAATGTGATaccatttaaagctgcagaatACCTACTGAGTGGACCTGTtggtaacatttattttttctggtaatctgttattttaaacatgtcatATCTTAAGAATACAAAGTAAAAGCCTTGCTCTTAATGTTATGAAGATTTGGCAAAACCATACCTGATTAGTGCCTGAATAAGTGCCAACTAGTTTCCCTTTCATTTGGAATTTATGAAAATCTGAGGCGTAAGGCAGGGGTGTCCgaactacggcccgggggccaaatgcggcccattgtacattttgaatcagccctcagctcatttaaaaagtataatggactacggcccacacatgaaacttgtgctttcctTATATCGTacttattaaatacatatattacacTGTAGTATTCATGAGTAATAAgccaacttttcaaataaattcagtcgaTTAAATTGGAAAacctttttctaacaaatcttggtcgataaaaaaaagcacttattTGTGAAACACATGAAATGTCCCCTTCATACTTCCCCTTATTATCAGCAGTCTGAGGCGTGTGTTTTACGGAATGAGCAGCCAACACTTCCAGtaacaacataaatgaaacTGAATAAATTGACAACCTCGGGCAAAGTAGGCAATTAAGCAAAGGTGGAGTTTCCTATTTCCTCACTGCGGGTCGTGACCGACAGCTAACACATTGAATTCTTTACATCCCGCTGTCAGGAAGTGAAACCCTACAAGACAGCAGGGTCAAACCGATCACAACTCAAGGTTTTCTTTTTGGATGTGCTCCTCTCACAGCAAGGTGTGGTGTCAGAACAACTGTAATATCCACAAAGGTAAGTTTATTAAGAGTCTTTATTATTAATCTTTACTTGTTGTGTGTGAGACATAAAGGCAAATAAATATCCTGGTGTTCACTGTGTCTCATTGTAGAATTTAGTGGTACTTTCAACAAGATAACAAATAGCGTTTGGTTCATTTAATCCTTTAAGTATGCTATTATTCACTCAGATTACAAATATATGTAGCCATGCTATTTTCTACTCATGAAGATGAAGCATAATATTTCCCTTTCGTCCACTAATAGGATGGGTTTTGAGTAAAAGAGTTGCCTTAAAAGGTGAGACAGA contains these protein-coding regions:
- the LOC134865769 gene encoding protein lifeguard 1-like isoform X1 → MCSSHSKVWCQNNCNIPQKVLVTLSLSYMVGTIASFHHSSDVFVSIGATLAITVVIIAFPAEINDFTIWHRVQVILTVDLIMFGFLHLLLLPHQEHRLLPPPAGG
- the LOC134865769 gene encoding uncharacterized protein LOC134865769 isoform X2, whose product is MVGTIASFHHSSDVFVSIGATLAITVVIIAFPAEINDFTIWHRVQVILTVDLIMFGFLHLLLLPHQEHRLLPPPAGG